The DNA region ATATCACCATATTGCGCTTCAGATACAAAACGGCCATCAATAAAATATAAATAATAATTATTTATAATTTCATCTGGTATAGATTCCATAAGCCATTGTAAATATCTAAGATTATTAACATGTTTATTTGTATCAGTATCATACATATTGACTTTAAACTCTTTTTGATATTCAAAAGACTTAAGTGGTTCTATTTTATTTGTTAAACTGTATTCTAAAGATATTGAGTTATAAAATGACCATCTTTTTAAAAAATCTGGATGTATTTTTTTAGGTCTTCTTTTTTTTATATCATAAAAAAGCCATAAACCTCTTGCTCTTCCTATAATATTATAATTTTCATCATAAATAATATTTTCTCTAAATCCTCTAATATTATGATATTGAGATATCCATGTTCTTATTATTATTTTTTCTTTATATAAAGGATAACGTTTCATTTGCATCACACCAGAAAGCAATACCCATCCTAAATTTTCAGACATTAAAGAAAGGAGATTATGACCAGCATAATCACAATGCTCAGCCGCTGCTTCTTGAAGTAATGTTAATATAGCAATGGGTGAAGCTTCACCTAATCTATTCATTTCAAAAAACCTTAATTCA from Malaciobacter molluscorum LMG 25693 includes:
- a CDS encoding acyl-[acyl-carrier-protein] thioesterase → MKNYFEKEFELRFFEMNRLGEASPIAILTLLQEAAAEHCDYAGHNLLSLMSENLGWVLLSGVMQMKRYPLYKEKIIIRTWISQYHNIRGFRENIIYDENYNIIGRARGLWLFYDIKKRRPKKIHPDFLKRWSFYNSISLEYSLTNKIEPLKSFEYQKEFKVNMYDTDTNKHVNNLRYLQWLMESIPDEIINNYYLYFIDGRFVSEAQYGDIILSSTKKDIDDNSFLHTIKVKGTNKVCATGKTIWRKINR